One Pseudobutyrivibrio xylanivorans genomic window, TTCAAAATGGGTAAACATCTTGTCACCTACATATTTCTCACTCTTAACATAGTTGTCATAGTAATTAAGATGCTCCAGCAAATAAAAAGCTAATGAAAATGTGTGCTGTGTCACTGCCTCAGTAGAATATCCAGCCACATTGCGCCATTCTATTCCTCTGCTTGCAAGAAATTCCTTATCCAGATTGTTAGTACCAGTTGCTGTAACACATACAAGCTTAAGATTCTTGGCCTGTCCCACTGTAGCCTCATTTACAAGCACCTTATTTAGTACAATAATATCTGCATCTTTTACTCGCTCAGGTACCTCCTCAGAAGATGAATAATCATAGATAACCACTTCTCCAAAGTTTTCAAAAGCCGATAAGTCAATATCTTCTCCTATTGTTTTTCTGTCTAAAAATACTATCTTCATAATCTACCTCTCTTAATTACTCTTTAGAAATTGATTTTTGTAATTCCTCGATACCTTTTTCTATATTCTCTTCTGAAATTTTACTACAAGACAACAATATTAGCACATCATCTTTTTCTTTTTGCAAGATTGTTACCTTCACTGACGATTTCTCTAATCTCTCCTTCACATTAGGTTCGCGGATAAGTATTCCCATCTCCATTCCGCTATCCCCGAATAGAATCTCTGTGTTATCTCCAAATTTCTTTTCAACACATTGCTGCAATCTTTGCCTTTTTTCTCCGTACAGCCTTTTTATCTTTTTCAAATGCCTTCTCAGATGACCATCTCGCAAAAATTGACTTAAAGCAATCTGTTCTGCCTTAGATGCCGTCTGATTATAATATGGTTTTATCCCTTGATATTTTTCTCTTACCCCCTTAGGCAAAATGAGGTAACTAATTCGCACACTAGGTAATAATACTCTTGAAAATGATCCCAAAAAAGCAGTATTCTCACCTCCGGTAAGAGCATATAAGCTTGGTGTGGCTTTCGTTGAAAATACAAAATCGTTTTGATAATCATCCTCTATTATCAAATGATTATTTTTAATTGCATGATTAATAAGCTCTCTCCTACGCTTCATGGTCATAACCTCTCCCCATTTTGTCATATAAGATGGAGCAACATAAATTACATGAGACTCTTTATTTCTGTATGCCACCTCGAATCCTGCATTTTTAAAGGTTGTGGCACCCTCGATAAAATCCTTTGTAGGAAAAGAAATAGTGCGCTCACCTGGTACCAAAGCAAT contains:
- a CDS encoding PLP-dependent aminotransferase family protein, with amino-acid sequence MKIYEKVYEYYINQIRNGGLEIGQKMPSIRECEKSLDVSKTSVETAYQQLAADGYIYSVEKVGFFVSEMAKRNHLEDKAATNSKISEDRIIKYDFATIGEDKLVSCLDLWRRYMKSALRQEDRLLSYADNQGEEDLREEIVKYVRRTRNIICTKEDVVIGAGFQNLLQILIALVPGERTISFPTKDFIEGATTFKNAGFEVAYRNKESHVIYVAPSYMTKWGEVMTMKRRRELINHAIKNNHLIIEDDYQNDFVFSTKATPSLYALTGGENTAFLGSFSRVLLPSVRISYLILPKGVREKYQGIKPYYNQTASKAEQIALSQFLRDGHLRRHLKKIKRLYGEKRQRLQQCVEKKFGDNTEILFGDSGMEMGILIREPNVKERLEKSSVKVTILQKEKDDVLILLSCSKISEENIEKGIEELQKSISKE